From Cellulomonas oligotrophica, a single genomic window includes:
- a CDS encoding helix-turn-helix transcriptional regulator, whose translation MPERASDRLVRMLGMIAYLERHDPVRVEDVAAQFGVTPAQVMADIDTLWVTGTPGYLPDDLIDFDATSYEQGVVRLTEARGLTRPLRLGPREGVALVAALRALTALRPALDPERAAVLDSALAKLTTATGDAAAGVDVRLDVEGRPDVVAAVGTALATRRRLRLRYTDASDTTTERDVDPIRLLTQDDHSYLLAWSLPADAERRFRTDRITAATVLDTPADEHDVTPDADHFHPDPHADLVTLHLAGPARWVAESVPVETVRDHTDGTFEIDVRVVQPAWLRHLLLQVADDVLAVDPPDVGADVAHHARAALDAYAPLLAPTPTRTAG comes from the coding sequence GTGCCTGAACGCGCCAGCGACCGCCTCGTGCGCATGCTCGGCATGATCGCCTACCTCGAACGCCACGACCCCGTCCGCGTCGAGGACGTCGCCGCCCAGTTCGGCGTCACCCCCGCCCAGGTCATGGCCGACATCGACACCCTCTGGGTCACCGGCACCCCCGGCTATCTCCCCGACGACCTCATCGACTTCGACGCCACCTCCTACGAGCAGGGCGTCGTCCGCCTCACCGAGGCCCGCGGCCTCACCCGCCCCCTGCGCCTCGGCCCCCGCGAGGGCGTCGCCCTCGTCGCCGCCCTGCGCGCCCTCACCGCCCTGCGCCCCGCCCTCGACCCCGAGCGCGCCGCCGTCCTCGACTCCGCCCTCGCCAAGCTCACCACCGCCACCGGCGACGCCGCCGCCGGAGTCGACGTCCGCCTCGACGTCGAAGGCCGACCCGACGTCGTCGCCGCCGTCGGCACCGCCCTCGCCACCCGCCGCCGCCTGCGCCTGCGCTACACCGACGCCTCCGACACCACCACCGAGCGTGACGTCGACCCCATCCGCCTCCTCACCCAGGACGACCACTCCTACCTGCTCGCCTGGTCCCTGCCCGCCGACGCCGAACGCCGCTTCCGCACCGACCGCATCACCGCCGCCACCGTCCTCGACACCCCCGCCGACGAGCACGACGTCACCCCCGACGCCGACCACTTCCACCCCGACCCCCACGCCGACCTCGTCACCCTGCACCTCGCCGGCCCCGCCCGCTGGGTCGCCGAGTCCGTGCCCGTCGAGACCGTCCGCGACCACACCGACGGCACCTTCGAGATCGACGTCCGCGTCGTCCAGCCCGCCTGGCTGCGCCACCTGCTCCTGCAGGTCGCCGACGACGTCCTCGCCGTCGACCCCCCCGACGTCGGCGCCGACGTCGCCCACCACGCCCGCGCCGCCCTCGACGCCTACGCCCCCCTGCTCGCGCCCACCCCCACCCGTACGGCAGGCTGA
- a CDS encoding amidohydrolase: protein MTSTLYRHGVVHSPSDPFAEALLVEDGTVAWLGSDDTADGLVAGVDHVVDLDGALVAPGFVDAHVHVLETALADRSVDLGPSGGVHDLPDALAAVARAAAARPDWDRTPLLGVGWDDQRWPARRPPTRAELDAAAPGLPVYLARVDVHSAVVSTVLAQQAGLVDLPGWSDDGRVERDAHHAARAVARHVEPAERTALYRDALRRAAAAGVVAVHEQSAPSIDTREGLRELLAMTAAAASGLPLVVGYRGERCVTVDDARALLADIPGLTGIGGDLNVDGSLGSRTAALRDPYADDPSTRGHLYLSAEEIANHVTAVTRAGSHAAFHVIGDRALDELVLGLRAAADVEGLAAVAGAGHRVEHAEMVDAHALAQLVLLGARLSVQPSFDAAWGGPGGMYAARLGAGRAATLNPLADLAAAGVPLALGSDSPVTPLDPWAGVRAAAHLHAEDERISVRAAFRAATRGGWRLAHLDHTGAGELRVGAPAHLAVWRAEHLVVQAARTASWSTDARAGSPLLPDLSPDAVPPRCVRTVRDGVVLHDELTG, encoded by the coding sequence GTGACCTCGACCCTCTACCGGCACGGCGTCGTCCACTCACCCTCCGACCCGTTCGCCGAGGCCCTCCTCGTCGAGGACGGCACCGTCGCCTGGCTCGGCTCCGACGACACCGCCGACGGGCTCGTCGCCGGCGTCGACCACGTCGTGGACCTCGACGGCGCCCTCGTCGCCCCCGGCTTCGTCGACGCCCACGTCCACGTGCTCGAGACCGCCCTCGCGGACCGTTCGGTCGACCTCGGCCCGTCCGGCGGCGTGCACGACCTGCCGGACGCGCTGGCGGCGGTCGCGCGCGCCGCCGCCGCCCGCCCCGACTGGGACCGCACCCCGCTGCTGGGCGTGGGCTGGGACGACCAGCGCTGGCCGGCCCGCCGCCCCCCGACCCGGGCCGAGCTGGACGCGGCGGCACCGGGCCTGCCGGTGTACCTGGCGCGCGTCGACGTGCACTCCGCGGTCGTGTCGACGGTGCTCGCGCAGCAGGCCGGGCTCGTGGACCTGCCCGGCTGGTCGGACGACGGACGGGTCGAGCGGGACGCGCACCACGCCGCGCGGGCCGTGGCACGGCACGTCGAGCCGGCCGAGCGCACGGCCCTGTACCGCGACGCCCTGCGCCGCGCGGCCGCCGCCGGTGTCGTGGCGGTGCACGAGCAGTCCGCGCCGTCGATCGACACCCGGGAGGGGCTGCGCGAGCTGCTGGCGATGACGGCGGCCGCGGCGTCGGGGCTTCCGCTCGTCGTCGGGTACCGGGGCGAGCGGTGCGTGACGGTCGACGACGCGCGGGCGCTGCTGGCGGACATCCCCGGCCTGACGGGCATCGGCGGGGACCTCAACGTCGACGGGTCGCTGGGCTCACGCACGGCCGCTCTGCGCGACCCGTACGCCGACGACCCGAGCACGCGCGGGCACCTGTACCTGTCGGCCGAGGAGATCGCCAACCACGTCACGGCCGTGACGCGCGCGGGCAGCCACGCGGCGTTCCACGTCATCGGCGACCGCGCCCTCGACGAGCTGGTGCTGGGGCTGCGGGCCGCCGCCGACGTCGAGGGCCTCGCGGCCGTGGCCGGCGCAGGGCACCGTGTCGAGCACGCGGAGATGGTCGACGCGCACGCCCTCGCCCAGCTCGTGCTGCTGGGTGCGCGCCTGAGCGTGCAGCCGTCCTTCGACGCCGCGTGGGGCGGGCCCGGCGGCATGTACGCCGCCCGGCTGGGCGCGGGGCGTGCGGCGACCCTCAACCCTCTCGCGGACCTCGCGGCGGCAGGCGTGCCCCTCGCGCTCGGCTCGGACAGCCCCGTGACGCCGCTCGACCCGTGGGCCGGGGTCCGCGCGGCGGCCCACCTGCACGCCGAGGACGAGCGGATCTCCGTGCGGGCGGCGTTCCGTGCCGCGACGCGCGGCGGGTGGCGGCTCGCGCACCTCGACCACACCGGTGCGGGCGAGCTGCGGGTGGGCGCTCCTGCGCACCTGGCGGTGTGGCGCGCCGAGCACCTCGTGGTGCAGGCGGCGCGCACGGCGTCGTGGAGCACCGACGCGCGGGCAGGCAGCCCGCTGCTGCCCGACCTGTCGCCCGACGCGGTCCCGCCGCGCTGCGTCCGCACGGTCCGCGACGGGGTGGTGCTGCACGACGAGCTGACCGGGTGA
- a CDS encoding diacylglycerol/lipid kinase family protein, with protein sequence MSLVGLVVNPVAGRGRGRHAGRAVHDRLTGAGHAVRDLSGPTLAHSADRARAAVLAGLDALVVVGGDGMVHLGVGLVAGTTLPLGVVAVGTGNDAARALGLPRGDVRAATDVVDAALRASRTRTVDAARTGRPGAGAREWFLGVLSCGLDAAVNARANTLRRPQGNARYLAALVPELARFRPYGYRVRVDDVVWEQPGTLVAVANAPWFGGGLHVAPDARLDDGLLDVVLAGAFTRGGALGVFPRLYGGTHVRDGRVRVLRGRAVVVEPAPQHGPPPPPAFADGERIGPAPLAVECVPGAVHVLV encoded by the coding sequence ATGAGCCTCGTCGGGCTCGTGGTGAACCCCGTCGCCGGTCGCGGCCGCGGGCGCCACGCGGGCCGAGCCGTGCACGACCGGCTCACCGGTGCGGGGCACGCCGTGCGGGACCTGTCCGGGCCGACGCTCGCGCACTCCGCCGACCGCGCCCGCGCCGCGGTCCTCGCCGGGCTCGACGCGCTCGTCGTCGTGGGCGGCGACGGCATGGTCCACCTGGGCGTCGGCCTCGTGGCCGGGACCACGCTGCCGCTGGGCGTCGTGGCCGTCGGCACCGGCAACGACGCGGCCCGGGCGCTGGGCCTGCCGCGCGGCGACGTGCGCGCGGCCACCGACGTCGTCGACGCCGCCCTGCGGGCCTCCCGCACCCGCACGGTCGACGCCGCCCGCACGGGCCGGCCCGGCGCCGGCGCGCGCGAGTGGTTCCTCGGCGTGCTGTCCTGCGGCCTCGACGCCGCGGTCAACGCCCGCGCCAACACGCTGCGCCGCCCCCAGGGCAACGCCCGCTACCTCGCGGCCCTCGTGCCCGAGCTGGCGCGGTTCCGCCCCTACGGGTACCGCGTGCGCGTCGACGACGTGGTCTGGGAGCAGCCCGGCACGCTCGTCGCGGTCGCCAACGCACCGTGGTTCGGCGGCGGCCTGCACGTGGCACCCGACGCCCGTCTGGACGACGGGCTGCTCGACGTCGTGCTGGCGGGCGCCTTCACGCGTGGGGGCGCCCTGGGCGTCTTCCCGCGGCTGTACGGGGGGACGCACGTGCGCGACGGGCGCGTGCGGGTGCTGCGCGGCCGCGCCGTCGTCGTCGAGCCCGCGCCCCAGCACGGCCCACCGCCACCGCCGGCGTTCGCGGACGGTGAGCGCATCGGCCCGGCGCCCCTGGCCGTCGAGTGCGTGCCCGGAGCCGTGCACGTCCTCGTCTGA
- the tatC gene encoding twin-arginine translocase subunit TatC, with the protein MPLREHLRELRRRVMLIALGLLVGGVLGWVLYDPVFALLQQPVLDVAESRSTTVALNFQGVATSFDMQVKVSLFLGVLVSSPWWIYQLWAFVTPGLTRRERTYALAFLAVAVPLFLGGAALAWWALPNAVRLLTEFTPDDATNLIDAQLYLSFVMRIVLAFGVAFLLPVLMVALNFAGVVRARTWMAGWRWAVLTAFVFAAVATPTPDAITMLAVAIPVSLLFFAALGVCLLHDRRLDRRLVAQGLPRLDGTMADDDIDDRAAGPA; encoded by the coding sequence ATGCCCCTGCGCGAGCACCTGCGCGAGCTGCGGCGGCGCGTCATGCTCATCGCGCTCGGTCTGCTGGTCGGCGGCGTGCTGGGCTGGGTCCTGTACGACCCGGTCTTCGCCCTGCTCCAGCAGCCCGTCCTCGACGTCGCGGAGAGCCGCTCGACGACCGTCGCCCTGAACTTCCAGGGCGTGGCGACGTCGTTCGACATGCAGGTCAAGGTCTCGCTGTTCCTCGGGGTGCTGGTGTCGAGCCCGTGGTGGATCTACCAGCTCTGGGCGTTCGTCACTCCCGGCCTGACGCGGCGCGAGCGCACGTACGCCTTGGCGTTCCTCGCAGTGGCCGTGCCTCTGTTCCTCGGCGGGGCGGCGCTGGCCTGGTGGGCGCTGCCCAACGCGGTCCGTCTGCTGACGGAGTTCACTCCCGACGACGCGACGAACCTCATCGACGCCCAGCTCTACCTGAGCTTCGTCATGCGCATCGTCCTGGCCTTCGGCGTCGCGTTCCTCCTGCCCGTGCTCATGGTCGCTCTCAACTTCGCCGGCGTCGTGCGCGCCCGCACCTGGATGGCCGGGTGGCGCTGGGCCGTGCTCACGGCCTTCGTGTTCGCGGCTGTCGCGACGCCCACGCCTGACGCCATCACGATGCTCGCCGTCGCGATCCCCGTGAGCCTGCTCTTCTTCGCCGCCCTCGGGGTGTGCCTCCTGCACGACCGCCGCCTCGACCGCCGCCTGGTCGCCCAGGGCCTGCCGCGGCTCGACGGCACCATGGCGGACGACGACATCGACGACCGGGCCGCCGGCCCCGCATGA
- the tatA gene encoding Sec-independent protein translocase subunit TatA: MVRNISAWHIIIVLVVILLLFGANRLPAMAKSVGQSLKIFKNEVKDLTGDDDRDRGAGATTAAPAPDPVTRPAAERTSDVPPPPEPGTTPRA, encoded by the coding sequence GTGGTCAGGAACATCTCCGCGTGGCACATCATCATCGTGCTGGTGGTGATCCTTCTCCTCTTCGGGGCGAACCGGCTGCCCGCGATGGCGAAGAGCGTCGGCCAGTCGCTGAAGATCTTCAAGAACGAGGTCAAGGACCTCACGGGCGACGACGACCGGGACCGCGGTGCCGGGGCGACGACCGCCGCGCCGGCGCCCGACCCGGTGACCCGCCCGGCCGCCGAGCGCACGAGCGACGTGCCGCCCCCGCCCGAGCCCGGCACGACGCCGCGCGCCTGA
- a CDS encoding DEAD/DEAH box helicase: protein MPRRSRPRTPADAPRPEPAEPSPAERYAAARRRHVAERSELAAFRDRLDFPLDDFQTEACVALERGSGVLVAAPTGAGKTVVGEFAVHLALAAGRKAFYTTPIKALSNQKYADLARVHGTDRVGLLTGDTTLNGDADVVVMTTEVLRNMLYGGSPALQGLAYVVMDEVHYLADRFRGPVWEEVIIHLPDDVQLVSLSATVSNAEEFGDWLATVRGDTEVVVSEHRPVPLGQHVVVGDELYDLYAGHVDPTDPGVDPPINPDLRHLLRRDRPGDGRPEGRDDRGRRGPGDRGYRGRGGQRPGPGIRQAPRFAVVDSLAAAHLLPAIVFIFSRAGCEAAVTQCLSAGVRLTTPAEQSQIRRVVEERAAAIPPEDLAVLGYEAFAEALVRGVGAHHAGMLPLFKETVEDLFSQGLVKVVFATETLALGINMPARSVVLERLVKWDGSSHVDITPGEYTQLTGRAGRRGIDTEGHAVVVAHNGLDPVQLAGLASRRLYPLRSAFRPTYNMAVNLVAQVGRTRAREVLETSFAQFQADRGVVGLARQAQAHTEALEGYAQAMTCDRGDLPAYDALRRRLTEHERRVTRDTATARRADVARTLEGLRVGDVLEYPTGRRTTHVVVVDPGGSPGFDGPRPTVLTTDRQIRRLTVHDVGTGARTVAHLRVPAGFNLRTAPHRRDLAARLRATADDLEPAPRPGRRDRRTGAQDDAEIAALRRELRAHPCHGCPDRDEHLRWADRHHRLRTEHDALVARIAGRTGSIAAVFDRTCDVLTTLGYLETTDTPDGPTLTVTDDGRWLRRIYAENDLLLAECLRRGILDELDPPALAALVSTLVYRSRRDEDADTHVPGGPESRLGRALDAATRAWSQLEDLETAHRLETLATLDTGLVQPLHRWASGRSLDTVLRGTDLAAGDFVRWCKQVVDVLDQIAKAAPTTRLRTTADRAVTAVRRGVVAYTGV from the coding sequence GTGCCCCGCCGGTCCCGCCCCCGCACCCCCGCCGACGCCCCGCGCCCCGAGCCCGCCGAGCCGTCACCGGCCGAGCGGTACGCGGCCGCCCGCCGCCGTCACGTCGCCGAGCGCAGCGAGCTCGCCGCGTTCCGCGACCGTCTCGACTTCCCCCTCGACGATTTCCAGACCGAGGCGTGCGTCGCCCTCGAGCGCGGCAGCGGAGTCCTCGTCGCCGCCCCGACGGGCGCCGGCAAGACGGTCGTGGGGGAGTTCGCCGTCCACCTCGCGCTGGCCGCGGGCCGCAAGGCGTTCTACACCACCCCCATCAAGGCGCTGTCGAACCAGAAGTACGCCGACCTCGCCCGCGTGCACGGCACCGACCGGGTCGGCCTGCTCACCGGCGACACGACCCTCAACGGCGACGCCGACGTCGTCGTCATGACCACCGAGGTCCTGCGGAACATGCTCTACGGCGGCTCGCCCGCCCTGCAGGGGCTCGCCTACGTCGTCATGGACGAGGTCCACTACCTCGCCGACCGGTTCCGCGGCCCGGTGTGGGAAGAGGTGATCATCCACCTGCCTGACGACGTCCAGCTCGTGTCCCTGTCCGCCACGGTCTCCAACGCCGAGGAGTTCGGCGACTGGCTCGCGACCGTGCGCGGCGACACCGAGGTCGTCGTCTCCGAGCACCGCCCGGTGCCGCTCGGGCAGCACGTCGTCGTCGGCGACGAGCTCTACGACCTCTACGCCGGCCACGTCGACCCCACCGACCCCGGGGTCGACCCGCCCATCAACCCCGACCTGCGCCACCTCCTGCGCCGCGACCGCCCTGGGGACGGACGCCCCGAGGGCCGCGACGACCGCGGCCGGCGCGGCCCCGGCGACCGCGGCTACCGCGGGCGCGGCGGCCAGCGACCCGGCCCGGGCATCCGCCAGGCCCCGCGCTTCGCCGTCGTCGACTCCCTCGCCGCCGCGCACCTGCTGCCCGCGATCGTCTTCATCTTCTCCCGCGCCGGCTGCGAGGCCGCCGTCACCCAGTGCCTGTCGGCCGGGGTGCGGCTGACCACCCCCGCCGAGCAGAGCCAGATCCGCCGGGTCGTCGAGGAGCGCGCCGCCGCGATCCCGCCCGAGGACCTCGCCGTCCTCGGCTACGAGGCCTTCGCCGAGGCGCTGGTCCGCGGCGTCGGCGCCCACCACGCCGGCATGCTCCCGCTGTTCAAGGAGACCGTCGAGGACCTCTTCTCCCAGGGCCTGGTCAAGGTCGTCTTCGCCACCGAGACCCTCGCCCTCGGCATCAACATGCCCGCCCGCTCCGTCGTCCTCGAACGCCTCGTCAAGTGGGACGGCTCCTCGCACGTCGACATCACCCCGGGGGAGTACACCCAGCTCACCGGACGTGCCGGCCGCCGCGGCATCGACACCGAGGGCCACGCGGTCGTCGTCGCCCACAACGGCCTCGACCCCGTCCAGCTCGCCGGCCTCGCGTCCCGCCGCCTCTACCCGCTGCGCTCGGCGTTCCGCCCCACCTACAACATGGCCGTCAACCTCGTCGCCCAGGTCGGCCGCACCCGGGCCCGCGAGGTCCTCGAGACGTCCTTCGCGCAGTTCCAGGCCGACCGCGGCGTCGTCGGCCTCGCCCGCCAGGCCCAGGCCCACACCGAGGCCCTGGAGGGCTACGCGCAGGCCATGACGTGCGACCGCGGCGACCTGCCCGCCTACGACGCCCTGCGCCGCCGCCTCACCGAGCACGAGCGCCGCGTCACCCGCGACACCGCCACCGCCCGTCGCGCCGACGTCGCCCGCACCCTCGAGGGCCTGCGCGTCGGCGACGTCCTGGAGTACCCCACCGGCCGTCGCACCACCCACGTCGTCGTCGTCGACCCCGGCGGGAGCCCCGGCTTCGACGGCCCCCGCCCCACCGTGCTGACCACCGACCGGCAGATCCGCCGCCTGACCGTCCACGACGTCGGCACCGGCGCCCGCACCGTCGCCCACCTGCGCGTCCCCGCCGGCTTCAACCTGCGCACCGCACCGCACCGGCGCGACCTCGCCGCCCGACTGCGCGCCACCGCCGACGACCTCGAGCCCGCCCCCCGCCCCGGCCGGCGGGACCGCCGCACCGGCGCCCAGGACGACGCCGAGATCGCCGCCCTGCGCCGCGAGCTGCGCGCCCACCCCTGCCACGGCTGCCCCGACCGCGACGAGCACCTGCGCTGGGCCGACCGCCACCACCGCCTGCGCACCGAGCACGACGCCCTCGTCGCCCGCATCGCCGGCCGCACCGGCTCCATCGCCGCCGTCTTCGACCGCACCTGCGACGTCCTGACCACCCTCGGGTACCTCGAGACCACCGACACCCCCGACGGCCCCACCCTCACCGTCACCGACGACGGCCGCTGGCTGCGCCGCATCTACGCCGAGAACGACCTCCTGCTCGCCGAGTGCCTGCGCCGCGGGATCCTCGACGAGCTCGACCCGCCCGCGCTCGCCGCGCTCGTCTCCACCCTCGTCTACCGCTCCCGCCGCGACGAGGACGCCGACACGCACGTGCCCGGCGGACCCGAGTCCCGGCTCGGACGCGCCCTCGACGCCGCCACCCGTGCCTGGTCCCAGCTCGAGGACCTCGAGACCGCCCACCGCCTGGAGACCCTCGCCACCCTCGACACCGGCCTCGTCCAGCCCCTGCACCGCTGGGCGTCCGGCCGCAGCCTCGACACCGTCCTGCGCGGCACCGACCTCGCCGCCGGCGACTTCGTCCGCTGGTGCAAGCAGGTCGTCGACGTCCTCGACCAGATCGCCAAGGCCGCCCCCACCACCCGCCTGCGGACCACCGCCGACCGCGCCGTGACCGCCGTCCGCCGCGGCGTCGTCGCCTACACGGGCGTCTGA